A part of Gemmatimonas groenlandica genomic DNA contains:
- a CDS encoding DNA-3-methyladenine glycosylase encodes MMFGAPLPAGFYDRDPAVVARELLGAVLRHEDELGAVSGRIVETEAYLGPHDPASHSVVGRTARTWHLFGPPGVAYVYFVYGMHWCVNAVTREEGFGSAVLIRALEPQEGIETMRARRPKARRDAQLCDGPGKLCAALGIDRRFDGAVLTGGSALTIHAGVPVPDDQVVVGPRVGITKAVEWPLRFRVVHEGTQDSNLRLKTPNSRE; translated from the coding sequence ATGATGTTCGGAGCCCCACTGCCGGCCGGGTTTTACGACCGGGATCCGGCAGTGGTGGCCCGCGAACTCCTCGGCGCCGTGCTACGGCACGAGGATGAACTGGGAGCAGTCAGTGGCCGGATCGTGGAGACCGAGGCGTACCTCGGACCTCACGATCCGGCTTCGCATTCAGTCGTGGGCCGGACGGCGCGGACCTGGCACCTGTTCGGTCCGCCGGGGGTCGCGTACGTGTACTTCGTGTACGGCATGCACTGGTGCGTGAATGCCGTCACGCGCGAAGAGGGCTTCGGCAGCGCCGTGCTCATCCGGGCGCTGGAGCCTCAAGAGGGGATCGAGACGATGCGGGCGCGACGGCCCAAGGCCCGTCGCGATGCGCAGCTGTGCGACGGCCCGGGCAAACTCTGCGCCGCCCTCGGCATCGATCGCCGCTTTGACGGGGCCGTGCTGACCGGCGGGTCGGCGCTGACGATTCACGCCGGAGTGCCGGTGCCGGACGATCAGGTCGTCGTGGGCCCGCGGGTGGGGATCACAAAGGCGGTGGAATGGCCGTTACGATTCCGCGTTGTACACGAGGGCACCCAGGACTCCAACCTTCGACTCAAAACTCCAAACTCACGTGAGTAG